The Campylobacter ureolyticus ACS-301-V-Sch3b genomic sequence CAAAATCATACTTTATGGGATCATTTTTATCAAATTCTCTAAGTTTATTAGTTAATTCTAAAACTGCTTCAAAATCATAAGTTTTTCTACTCATTAAACCTAATTTTAAAGAAACTCTGTGAGTGTGAACATCAAGCGGCATTAATAAATCTTTTTTATCAATACTTTTAAAAAGCCCCAAATCAATGTCTTTATCTCTTACCATCCATCTTAAAAACATATTGTATCTTTTATAAGGGGATTTTGGTTTTTTATCAAAGTTTTTACCAAAGAAAAACTCATAACCATCGCTTCTATAATTGTTTAGTGAATAAATTGTAGAAATTAAATTATTAATACCATAAGCTAAATTTTCGCCTTTTTCAAAGCCTTTTTTTATCAAATTTTCTATATTTTCATCATTTTTAAGTCGCTTTATAGTTATAAATATCTCGGCAACATCGCGTGAGTTTTGAAACCTATATTTTTTATTTTTATAGAAATTTCTTATTTCATTGTCGTTTTCGTTTAAAAGTTCAAAATTTAAAGAATTTAAAAATTTAACTATCAATCTAGCATTTCCATAAGCAAATAAAGCACTAATTAATGCGATATTTGGCTCTTTAAACTTAGCAGCAACCCAAAGTGGATCTGGATTCGCATATAAATTTTCGTTACAATTTTTAATATCAGCGTGATAATCAAGTAAGGTTTTAAGATTTTGCATTAAATTTCTTTTTTAAAATAAGTCATGCTTGTTTTTCCAAATTTTTTTGATTTAAAAAGTTTAAATTTGCCTATTGTTTCATCAAATTTAACATCGCTATTGTGCTCAATCGCCACTAAAAAAGCATTGTAATTAGATAAATTTTTTATTGTTTCATACACTTTTTTATAAATATCATCATAGCCATCTCTTATGTCAAATGGTGGATCAAAATAGATTATAAACTCATCATTATTTTCTTTTAAAAGAGCTTGCAAGCCGTTAAAACAATCACTGTTAATTGCGATTAAATCACTACTTATACCTTTAAAATTTGATTTTAAAATTTCAAATGCAGCCTTATCTTTTTCAAAACCATAGCATTTTTTCGCACCATTGCTTAACGCCTCAGCCGCCATTACGCCACTTCCTGCAAACATCTCTATAAATACTTTATCTGCAAACTCAAATCTAAAAGTATCAAAAAAAGAGCTTTTAACCAAGCTTTTTGTACTCCTAGTTGTTGTCTTTGAAGGAATTAAGAGTTTTTTTCCTTTAAATTTTCCGCTGTTTATCTGAGTAAATAATTTATTCATAATGCTCTTTTACCAATTTTATTAATTTTGACTTAAACTCATCTACAAGTAGAGATATTTTATCTTCTAAATTTTCTTTTAAATTGCTATCTTTAACAATAAAATCAAACTCTTCAAGTGCATACAAAAGATCTTTTTTACTAAAAGGAAGAGTAAGATATGGTGAATCATCTCCTATATAAAAAACTCTTTTATTGCTTTTTTTGTTTATATCACTTAGGATAAAATCAGCCTCTTCTTCATTTACCAAATAATCTTTTAAAAAAATTTCTAAAGTCTTTTGCATAATCAAACATTCACAATTAATCGCAATTTTCACTTTTAATATCCTTTGCTAAACTCTATCATTTTAAATTTTTCACCCATTTCAATAATCAGTCTTTTAAGCTGCAAAACACCATTTTTATAGGCATTTTCACCAGCATTTTTAAGTAGAGTTTCTAAAATTTCATCTGCTTTAAAATTTATTAACGCCTTGCTTTGAGAGCAAAAATTCTCAAATTTCACATCTTTAAATTTCAAAAACTCATCTTTAATATTTTTAAAAACAACATTATAAGTAATATCACTTTTTTGATAAAATTCTTTTAAATTTTTAATATCAAAAAAATTATAAACTTGATGTTTTGAAAAAACCCTTAAAGTAAAATCATTTCTTGGTGCAAAATCACCATAATCAAAACTTAAAAATCTAAATTTTTTTGAACTTTGATAAATTTTTAATAAAAATTTATCCAATCCCAAAACAACTTCGCCTTTTTTAATGCCTTGTTTTTTAGCTAAATCCACAATTTCTTTTGAAGCCGTTTTAAATATAGGTTTAAAATTTTCAATAAACAGCATCTTTTCATTATCCACAACTTCACATTTAAAAGTATCAAAAAGCTCATTTGATATAAAAAAAGCATTTTTAAACTTAGCTTCTTTAAGGTTTGAAAGATGGTTTAGTTTTACTTCTTTTCCTATTTTATTTTCAAAATTTGTTTTTTGAATTTTTCTTAAATTTTCAAATGGCTCAACTATGAAAAATTCAAAATTTTTAAGTTTTGTTTTATCAAAAGTATAAATTCCTTGGATTATATCACAAATCAAATGCCCTTCGTTTGCGCCTATTTCAACTATTTCAAAGTTTTTATTAAAACTCATTATATATTTTGCAATACAAATTCCAAAAAAAGAACCCACGCTTACTGAGGTATAAAAATCGCCTTTTTTGCCAATTTTTATACCTTTTTGATAATATCCATCTTTTCTAAAAAGCCAGCTGTCGATAAATTCACTAAATTTCATCTAGTTTATAAACATTTTAAAGATGTTTTAAATCTTTTAAAGCCCTCTTTGATTTCATCTTTATCTATATTTAAAGGTGGTAAAAATCTAAGTATATTTGTGCCTGATTTTAGTATCAAAAGTCCATTTTCAAGGCATTTTTTATAAATAATATCTAAATTTTTACTATCTTTTAAAACAAGTCCTTGCATAAGACCAAGTCCGGTTCTTTTTTCAAATATTAATGGATAATCTTTGATTATTTCATCTAAATGTTTTTGAAAATTTTTAATATTTTTATCAAGATCACCACTTTTTTTAAGTTTTACAAGTTCATTAAGCGTTGTAAGTGCGACATTTGTTACTAAATGATTTCCACCAAAAGTACTTCCATGATCTCCAAATGTAAAAATATCTTCTTTGCTTACGCAAGCTCCTATTGGAACACCACCACCAAGTCCTTTGGCAAATGTTATGATATCTGGTTTGATACCATACTCTTTAGAGGCTACAAACTCACCAGTTCTATATACACCGCACTGAACCTCATCTGTTATTAAAAGTAAATTTCTTTGCTTTAAAACTTCGCTTAGCTTTGCAACACTATCTTTATCAAGAGCTTTTACACCACCCTCACCTTGAACAAGCTCTATAATAACAGCTACAGTTTTTTCATTAATGTTTTCTATAATCTCATCAATTGAGTCAAAAAACTTAAATCCATCAGGATATGGTGCAAAATCTTTGGGATGAAATTTATCCTGCCCAGTTAGCTTTAAAGTTGCAATTGTTCGGCCGTGAAATGAGTTTTTTAAAGATAAAATTTCATATTTTTTTTCTTTAAAATTTTGGGTGCCGTATTTTCTAGCAAGTTTTATCGCACACTCATTTGCCTCAGCACCTGAGTTGCAAAAAAACGCGTATGTTTTATAGCCTAGTAATTTTGATATTTTTTTAGCAAGTTTTTCTTGCGTTTCATTTTTATATAAATTTGAAGTATGAAGTATTTTTTTACTTTGTTTATTTATAGTTTTTAAAATTTTATCATTTGCATGACCTAAAGAACACACTCCAATTCCAGCTGCAAAATCAATATAATCTTTACCGTTTTTATCTATTAAAACAGAATTTTTCCCCTCTGTAAAAACTATATCTTCTTTTTTATAATTACTCATTAAATAGCTCATTTTTCCTCCTCAATTTTTGGTAATCTCCAATTTTTCTTATGTGCAATCATCCTAAAAGCTACACCAAAAGCAAAAAGTATCATTATAAAAAACATATTGTTTAACCCAACTAAATCCATAAAATAATAAATTAGTCCAGTTACTATACAAACTGTTCCATAAAACCCTGTTTTCATAAACCATGGAACTTCATTATACAACATATCTCTAAAAATTCCTCCGCCAACGCCATTTGCAAGGGCTATTAATAAAACTCCAAATATATTGTATCCATACTCTAACGCAACCATTGAGCCAACAATTGAAAAGCTAACTATATCTATAGCATCACTCATAACAAAAAGTGTGCTTTTATCAAGACTTTCTCTTTTTGTATGAATTTTAAAAGCCATAGCAAATAAAATCACCACCAAAACAATACTTATAGGCATATAGTGAGTAAAAGAATAAACATCTCTACCAACTAAAACATCTCTTAAAATTCCACCACTCAAAGCAGTTAAAAACGCAGCCATAAAAATGCCAAGTAAATCACACTCTTTTTTAACTCCATATAAATAACCACTAAGTGCTGCTGATGCAATGCCAATATATTCAGTTAGAAGTAAAGCGGTCAATGTTTTCCTAGTTTTAAAATTTAAAAGATATTTTACACTAAGCTTATAAAACTTAGTTTAAATTTTAAAATTCAAGTATAAATTTAGTTTTATTACCGTCTGCTTTGCATGAAATTTGTGAAGAAAATGTTAATTTAATAAGCTTTACCTATCAAATAGTGCATAATTTATAGCTTCTATAAATTTTAAAGGCTCAACACTATTTGCATTTACCATTATTCCAAAATGAAGATGAGGTCCACTTACCCTTCCCGTTGCACCACTAAGTCCGATAACTTCGCCTTTTTTAACTAAATTTCCAACCTCTACATTAATTTTACTTAAATGATAATATTGTGAATAAATTCCACCACCATGATTAATCACAACTGAATTTCCAGCATAAAATCTCTCTTTTGCTATCATTACAACCCCGTCATTAACAGCTTTTATAGGAGTTCCAACGCCAGCTCTAAAATCAGTCCCTGAGTGATAGCTTTTTAAATTTCCATTAAAAACCCTTGCATTACCAAAATTTGATGTAATGACTGAATTTATAGGAAGTTCGAATTTGGAATTAAATAAAAGTTTGTCTGTTTTTGTTCTATAAATAGAGTAAGCTTCCTCTCTTTCTTTTTTAATGCGTTTTAAATTTTCTTTATTTGGACTTGCTTTACTGCTTGAAACAGTTATATTTTCTTTTTTATAACTACCCTCAATGAGTTTAAATTTTATAATTTGTTCGTCGTTATTAAATATATGCCTAACAATAATATCATTTTTATTTCTATAATTTGAACTAACAAAAGCTATTTTTTCACCTTTTTTAACAGGATTATCAAGCCAAATGCTTTTTTTATCATTTATAAAAAGTTTTCCTGCAAACTTGCTATCAACTTTTAGAATTTCAGTTTCTCCATTTATAATCTCGTTTGCATTTAAACTTAGCAAAATAGCTAGTAAAATAATGATTTTCCTCATTTTTGCTCCATTTTTATTAAATTTATGTTAAATTCTCATCTATTTAAAGACAAAATAAAATTTTATTGTTATAATAACATAAAACTTTATTTCAAAAGGATGTAGAATATGAAAAAATTATTAGTTTTTGCTTTCGCATTTTGCTTAAGCCTTAGTGCAGATGTTTTTCAAAATGAACAAGTTTATGCTGCTGCTAATGTTGTAAAATCTTTTGGTTGTGATAACAACAACACAGTTTCTGAAAAATTTCTAGAAAATATTAAAGCTGTTGCAATTATCCCTGATGTAACTAGAACAGGTGTTATTGCTTCAACTCAAAGAGGAAAAGGTGTATTTTCTATGAGAGATTTAAATGGAAACTGGACACCACCAATTATGATAACATACTCAAGCTTTGGAGCAGGTCCACAAGTAGGAATAGAATCAGCTGATATGATACTACTTTTCCAAACAAGCAAATCTTTTAGAGATATTTTTAAAGGACAAGATTTACTTGGCTTAAATGCAGGTGGAACTATCGGAGAGGGAAGCATGGCAGGAAGAACTACTGATTTGCCTGAAGTTTCAGCTTATATAGTAAAAACTGGTAAAACAAGCGGTGTTTATTTTGGAGCAAGTTTAGATTTTGGAAGAATTGTTATAGATGATCAAGCTACAAATGATTATTATGAAAGAATCTATGACTACCAAGATATCTTAAATGGTTCACCAAGAGATTCAAAATATACAAAGATGCTTAAACACGCTCTTAATGTATATTTGGCAAATGATAGAGAAAAATTTAGATGCGATATTGATAAATTTATCGTTAAATAAAACTTAAAAAGTAGGATTAATCTCCTACTTAATTTTTACAAAACACTTTAGACAAAAAGCCAAGCATGTTTTAAACTGCTTGGCAAAATATATTTTAAAAACTTATCTCTTTTATATCAGCTACTTTTAAAAATGAATTATAAATTTGACCTATTATTGCAATTCGATTTGCTTTTAAGCTCTCATCATCAACATTTATCATAATTTCATCGAAAAATTTATCTATTTTTTCTTTTAATCCAAAAAGCTCATTTAAATAACTTTTGCTATCTTTTAAATCAAGTTTTAAAGAGTTAAATGCATTATTTAACTCCATTTCGGCATTTTGTGAGATTAAGCTATCATCAACTTTTTTAATTTTTTCATCTTTTATGATATTTGCAAGTCTTTTAAATGTAGAAAAATTTTCTTTAAAGCTTTCTTTTTTGCTTATTTCATCAAGAGCTAAAATTGAATTATTTAGCTTTTTAATGTCACTTTCACCACTTTTTAAACAAGCATTTATAATAGAGATATTTACATCATAAACAGTGTTTAATCTATCAAAAATAAAATCTTGTAAAATTTGAATGTCAAATTTAGTGTAGTTTGGAGAAATTTCTTCTAAAATTTTATTTAAATTAAAATTTAAATTTTTATTTAAAACTATCTTTATTATACCATTTGCAGACCTTCTTAAAGCGTACGGGTCTTTTGTTCCACTTGGAATTTTTCCCACTGAAAAAAGCCCCATTAATGAATCGAGCTTAAAGCTAAGTGCAACAATACTACTAAAAATAGAGCTTGGTAACTCACTTTTTTCACCATCTGGTAAATATTGCTCTTTTATGGCTTTTACAATATTTTCATTTTCTCCCATTGCCTTTGCATAATAACTTCCCATAATTCCTTGAAGCTCACCAAACTCATCTACCATCAAAGTTGTAAGATCAGCCTTGCTTAAAATAATTGCTCTTTCTAAAAGTTTTTCATACTCTTTTCCAGCTTCTTTTTCAAGCTCATTTTTATAAAATTTTGCCAAATTTAGAGCAATTTTTATCTCTCTTAACTCCTTATCATAAATCGAGCCTAGTTCTTTTATATATAAAACATTTTTTAAACTATCTGGATTTAGACCGTTTTTAAGATCACTTTGCCAAAAAAACATCGCATCGCTAAGTCTAGCTTTTAAAACTCTTTCATTTCCACTAACAATAAGAGAGTCATCATCACAAACTGCATTACTTACAAACACAAAATTGTTAGTTAGTTTGCCATTATTAAAAACCGGGAAATATCTTTGATTTTCCTTCATTGATGTTATTATAACTTCATCTGGAACATTTAAAAATTCCTTATCAAACTCCCCTTTTAAAGCAGTTGGATGTTCAGTTATGGCTATTACTTCATTTAACAAATCTCTATCTTTTTCTATCTCAAATGAATTTGTTTTTTCTAGATTTTTAAACTCGTTTAGTATTTTTTCTTCTCTTTTTTTAGAGTTTAAAATAATGCCATTTTTTGCAAGTTTTTCGTAGTATTCATCAGCTGATTTAAACTCAACTAAATCATAACCAAAGCTTCTATGCGGATAAAAAGCAAGTTTTGACCTCACGCCATAAATTTGCATTTCAACATTTTCATTATTCAAACAAACTGCTAACGATCTAATAGGTCTTATGAACTCAAATTCTCCATTACCCCATCTCATCTCTTTTCCAAAATGAAGCTCTTTTAAAAAGTCATTTATCATATCAGATAAAATTTCTTTTACATCTTTTCCTTTTTGAGTGTACTCATAATATAAAAACTCATCATTGCCTATTTTTTTAAATCCAAGTTTATCTTCATCTATACCGCATTTTTTAGCAAAACTAACTGCGGCTTTACTCCAAATACCGTCTTTTATAGCTATTCTTTTTGGAGCACCGATTTGCTCTACGACTCTATCATCTTGCTTATTTGGAAAATTACTACTATCTAAAACCATTCTTCTAGGAGTAAAATCAAAACTAAAATCAGCCTTTATTTCATATTTTTCTAATACTTTTTGCCATTTTGGTAAAATATTTTTATACTCCTTTAAAAAAGGAATTGCTGGGAGTTCTTCAACTCCAATTTCAATCAATAATCTCATCTTTTTTCCTATCTTTATTATTTTTATCTAAAATTTGTTTGTTCATACCAACTATTAAATATACCACAAAAAGTATAAACAATGTAGTTATAATAAAATTTATCATTTTACAATAAGCTCCTTACTGCCTTTAAAATTTGTTACAAAAACATTCTCAAAGGTCTGATTTTTACCATTATTTATTTTTTTATTAAAACTATGAATTTTAAATTTGCCAAATTTTGTGTTTATATAGCCATTAAAAACATCGCCGTTTATACTTTTTAAAACATCCCCATGTCTTGAATTTAAAGGATTATCAAGCATAAAATCAGTCAAATTTCTAACTTTTCCTAGTTTCTTTATCTCAAATTTATCAACCTGAAAATTACCATTATGATAATTGGTGCTGTAAATTTTAACTTCTACTAAATCAGATAGCTCTATATTATTATTTCTACTAAAAAAATAAACACCTCTTTTGTTTTCATCAGCCAAACTAAAGCCAAATTTATCTTTATAAACAACAGCTAAGTTTTTTAGCGTTAAAGGAAATAAAACATCATCTTTTTCATAAAAATCATCAATTTTTTTTACATCGCTTATAAAATTTGGAGTTTTATATTTAGAGTTTGTAACGATAGTAAAAAACAAAGGATAATGGTCTGAAACATTTAAATTTCTATTAAAATATTTTGAATTATTAAAAACATTAAAGCTATTTTTTTTATAAATTAAATTTGAATCTTTGAAAAAACTTTTACTAAGTAAAATATGATCAATCGCTCGCCCGCTAATATGCGAGCTTTTTTTAGAAAAAAATGTGCTCCATAAATTTACTAAATTATTATTTTTAGATATTTCTGCAACCAGTGAATTTGGTTTAAATTCCGTATTAAAATCCCCTAAAACAATAGCATTTTTAGTATTTTTAGTGAAATTTTCTAAGGCTTTTGCATTTATTTTTCTCTTGTATTCACCATTTTTAAATGTTAGCAAGTGAGTTGTAAAAACACTAAATTTCTGACCTTCAAATAAAAAATCAGCCTTTAAAATATCCCTTGTTTTAACTTCTGTTATTTTTTTTATAGTTGTGTTATAAAAAGGAATTTTTGACATTATTCCAACTCCAACTGGAGCTTTTAAATCTTTTGAAAATAAAATATATTTATAACCAGACTCTTTAGCAAGTTCATTTAAAACACCTTTATTTTCAATCTCTTGAAGAGCGATAATATCAGCATTTACATCTTTTATAACATTTGAAATATTTTTAAGTTTTGCTCTAAATTTAGCATTATTCCAATTTGTTTTAAAATCACTATATTCAGTTCCTTGAATAGTTGCGTCAAATAAATTTTCAACATTAAAAGTAGCGATTTTAAGCTCACCAGCAACTAAAAAATAAAAACTAAAAATTAAAGTTAAAAATAACCTCATAAGCTAATCTCGCTAAAATTTTGTCTAATTGCCTCGTAAGCGATTATTCCAACACTCATTGCTAAATTTAAACTTCTTCCATTTTTTCCCATTGGAATTGTTATTGCATTTTGCCAATTTCTTTCCATAAGCCACATAGGAAGACCTGTGCTTTCAGCTCCAAAAAGTATAAAATCCCCATCTTCAAATTTAACGTCAAAATATTTTTTTTTGGCTTTTGTAGTAGCAAAATAAAATTTATTAAATTTATCCTCATGAAATTTTAAAAACTCATCCAAACTATCCCAAATAATTGGATCAAGCTTCTTCCAGTAGTCTAATCCAGCTCTTCTTACAGCTTTTTCTTCAAGACTAAAAACTGTTGGTTTTATGATATGTAAATTTAAATTAGCATTTATACAAAGTCTTCCAATTGCACCTGTATTTTGCGGTATTTGAGGATTGACTAAAACAATATTAAACATTAAAAAAT encodes the following:
- the rsmD gene encoding 16S rRNA (guanine(966)-N(2))-methyltransferase RsmD, which gives rise to MNKLFTQINSGKFKGKKLLIPSKTTTRSTKSLVKSSFFDTFRFEFADKVFIEMFAGSGVMAAEALSNGAKKCYGFEKDKAAFEILKSNFKGISSDLIAINSDCFNGLQALLKENNDEFIIYFDPPFDIRDGYDDIYKKVYETIKNLSNYNAFLVAIEHNSDVKFDETIGKFKLFKSKKFGKTSMTYFKKEI
- a CDS encoding tRNA (cytidine(34)-2'-O)-methyltransferase, which encodes MFNIVLVNPQIPQNTGAIGRLCINANLNLHIIKPTVFSLEEKAVRRAGLDYWKKLDPIIWDSLDEFLKFHEDKFNKFYFATTKAKKKYFDVKFEDGDFILFGAESTGLPMWLMERNWQNAITIPMGKNGRSLNLAMSVGIIAYEAIRQNFSEISL
- a CDS encoding M23 family metallopeptidase, which codes for MRKIIILLAILLSLNANEIINGETEILKVDSKFAGKLFINDKKSIWLDNPVKKGEKIAFVSSNYRNKNDIIVRHIFNNDEQIIKFKLIEGSYKKENITVSSSKASPNKENLKRIKKEREEAYSIYRTKTDKLLFNSKFELPINSVITSNFGNARVFNGNLKSYHSGTDFRAGVGTPIKAVNDGVVMIAKERFYAGNSVVINHGGGIYSQYYHLSKINVEVGNLVKKGEVIGLSGATGRVSGPHLHFGIMVNANSVEPLKFIEAINYALFDR
- a CDS encoding TIGR02757 family protein — its product is MQNLKTLLDYHADIKNCNENLYANPDPLWVAAKFKEPNIALISALFAYGNARLIVKFLNSLNFELLNENDNEIRNFYKNKKYRFQNSRDVAEIFITIKRLKNDENIENLIKKGFEKGENLAYGINNLISTIYSLNNYRSDGYEFFFGKNFDKKPKSPYKRYNMFLRWMVRDKDIDLGLFKSIDKKDLLMPLDVHTHRVSLKLGLMSRKTYDFEAVLELTNKLREFDKNDPIKYDFGLYRLGQSGEIDEILKDI
- a CDS encoding aspartate aminotransferase family protein yields the protein MSYLMSNYKKEDIVFTEGKNSVLIDKNGKDYIDFAAGIGVCSLGHANDKILKTINKQSKKILHTSNLYKNETQEKLAKKISKLLGYKTYAFFCNSGAEANECAIKLARKYGTQNFKEKKYEILSLKNSFHGRTIATLKLTGQDKFHPKDFAPYPDGFKFFDSIDEIIENINEKTVAVIIELVQGEGGVKALDKDSVAKLSEVLKQRNLLLITDEVQCGVYRTGEFVASKEYGIKPDIITFAKGLGGGVPIGACVSKEDIFTFGDHGSTFGGNHLVTNVALTTLNELVKLKKSGDLDKNIKNFQKHLDEIIKDYPLIFEKRTGLGLMQGLVLKDSKNLDIIYKKCLENGLLILKSGTNILRFLPPLNIDKDEIKEGFKRFKTSLKCL
- a CDS encoding trimeric intracellular cation channel family protein, with product MTALLLTEYIGIASAALSGYLYGVKKECDLLGIFMAAFLTALSGGILRDVLVGRDVYSFTHYMPISIVLVVILFAMAFKIHTKRESLDKSTLFVMSDAIDIVSFSIVGSMVALEYGYNIFGVLLIALANGVGGGIFRDMLYNEVPWFMKTGFYGTVCIVTGLIYYFMDLVGLNNMFFIMILFAFGVAFRMIAHKKNWRLPKIEEEK
- a CDS encoding lipid-binding SYLF domain-containing protein yields the protein MKKLLVFAFAFCLSLSADVFQNEQVYAAANVVKSFGCDNNNTVSEKFLENIKAVAIIPDVTRTGVIASTQRGKGVFSMRDLNGNWTPPIMITYSSFGAGPQVGIESADMILLFQTSKSFRDIFKGQDLLGLNAGGTIGEGSMAGRTTDLPEVSAYIVKTGKTSGVYFGASLDFGRIVIDDQATNDYYERIYDYQDILNGSPRDSKYTKMLKHALNVYLANDREKFRCDIDKFIVK
- a CDS encoding endonuclease/exonuclease/phosphatase family protein, whose translation is MRLFLTLIFSFYFLVAGELKIATFNVENLFDATIQGTEYSDFKTNWNNAKFRAKLKNISNVIKDVNADIIALQEIENKGVLNELAKESGYKYILFSKDLKAPVGVGIMSKIPFYNTTIKKITEVKTRDILKADFLFEGQKFSVFTTHLLTFKNGEYKRKINAKALENFTKNTKNAIVLGDFNTEFKPNSLVAEISKNNNLVNLWSTFFSKKSSHISGRAIDHILLSKSFFKDSNLIYKKNSFNVFNNSKYFNRNLNVSDHYPLFFTIVTNSKYKTPNFISDVKKIDDFYEKDDVLFPLTLKNLAVVYKDKFGFSLADENKRGVYFFSRNNNIELSDLVEVKIYSTNYHNGNFQVDKFEIKKLGKVRNLTDFMLDNPLNSRHGDVLKSINGDVFNGYINTKFGKFKIHSFNKKINNGKNQTFENVFVTNFKGSKELIVK
- a CDS encoding SAM-dependent methyltransferase, with the protein product MKFSEFIDSWLFRKDGYYQKGIKIGKKGDFYTSVSVGSFFGICIAKYIMSFNKNFEIVEIGANEGHLICDIIQGIYTFDKTKLKNFEFFIVEPFENLRKIQKTNFENKIGKEVKLNHLSNLKEAKFKNAFFISNELFDTFKCEVVDNEKMLFIENFKPIFKTASKEIVDLAKKQGIKKGEVVLGLDKFLLKIYQSSKKFRFLSFDYGDFAPRNDFTLRVFSKHQVYNFFDIKNLKEFYQKSDITYNVVFKNIKDEFLKFKDVKFENFCSQSKALINFKADEILETLLKNAGENAYKNGVLQLKRLIIEMGEKFKMIEFSKGY
- the glyS gene encoding glycine--tRNA ligase subunit beta; the encoded protein is MRLLIEIGVEELPAIPFLKEYKNILPKWQKVLEKYEIKADFSFDFTPRRMVLDSSNFPNKQDDRVVEQIGAPKRIAIKDGIWSKAAVSFAKKCGIDEDKLGFKKIGNDEFLYYEYTQKGKDVKEILSDMINDFLKELHFGKEMRWGNGEFEFIRPIRSLAVCLNNENVEMQIYGVRSKLAFYPHRSFGYDLVEFKSADEYYEKLAKNGIILNSKKREEKILNEFKNLEKTNSFEIEKDRDLLNEVIAITEHPTALKGEFDKEFLNVPDEVIITSMKENQRYFPVFNNGKLTNNFVFVSNAVCDDDSLIVSGNERVLKARLSDAMFFWQSDLKNGLNPDSLKNVLYIKELGSIYDKELREIKIALNLAKFYKNELEKEAGKEYEKLLERAIILSKADLTTLMVDEFGELQGIMGSYYAKAMGENENIVKAIKEQYLPDGEKSELPSSIFSSIVALSFKLDSLMGLFSVGKIPSGTKDPYALRRSANGIIKIVLNKNLNFNLNKILEEISPNYTKFDIQILQDFIFDRLNTVYDVNISIINACLKSGESDIKKLNNSILALDEISKKESFKENFSTFKRLANIIKDEKIKKVDDSLISQNAEMELNNAFNSLKLDLKDSKSYLNELFGLKEKIDKFFDEIMINVDDESLKANRIAIIGQIYNSFLKVADIKEISF